The following coding sequences lie in one Cryptococcus neoformans var. neoformans B-3501A chromosome 14, whole genome shotgun sequence genomic window:
- a CDS encoding hypothetical protein (Similar to gi|15242226|ref|NP_197629.1| ATP-binding family protein [Arabidopsis thaliana], FASTA scores: opt: 980, E(): 1.4e-56, (55.385% identity (81.154% similar) in 260 aa overlap (16-274:3-258)); HMMPfam hit to ATP_bind_1, Conserved hypothetical ATP binding protein, score: 352.8, E(): 4.5e-103) codes for MDDKELEIPVEHSTAFGQLVTGPPGAGKSTYCHGLHQFLTAIGRPVHIINLDPAVPNPPYPCSINITELITLESVMEEYNLGPNGAMLYCIEFLEANFDWLVERLDEVLAEEGGNGYVVFDTPGQAELWTNHDSLKNVVEKLVKMDYRLAAVHLSDAHYITDASKFISVVLLALRAMLQMEMPHLNVLSKIDLISTYGELPFDLSYYTEVQDLSYLLGSLDSDPRTAKYHKLNKALVELIEGFSLVGFQTLAVEDKESMLNIVRLVDKMTGYIFIPSGDLEGTNAINTQALFGSAMSSAKLTGRAGGDVRDVQERWMDNKEAWDEWEKKEWKREAEIRAQMGTGIPEGMKGGEDAESTGI; via the exons ATGGACGACAAAGAACTCGAAATACCGGTAGAACATTCCACGGCTTTCGGTCAGCTCGTGACGGGTCCCCCGGGAGCGGGTAAATCGACCTATTGTCATGGCTTACATCAG TTCCTTACAGCCATCGGTAGACCAGTGCATATCATCAACCTCGATCCTGCAGTCCCAAACCCTCCGTATCCATGCTCTATAAACATCACGGAACTCATCACACTCGAAAGTGTTATGGAGGAATACAATCTAGGACCGAATGGGGCGATGCTTTATTGTATAGAATTCTTAGAGGCCAATTTCGACTGGCTAGTGGAGAGGCTGGATGAGGTCTTGGCTGAAGAGGGGGGGAATGGATATGTGGTGTTTGATACGCCGGGTCAAGCAGAGTTATGGACGAACCATGATAGTTTGAAGAACGTGGTCGAAAAGTTGGTCAAGATGGACTATAGA CTAGCGGCTGTGCATCTCAGCGACGCGCACTACATAACAGATGCCTCAAAATTCATCTCTGTAGTTTTGCTAGCTCTTCGGGCGATGCTGCAAATGGAAATGCCGCATTTGAATGTGCTCAGCAAAATAGATTTGATATCAACTTATGGAGAGCTCC CGTTCGACTTGAGCTATTACACAGAAGTCCAAGATCTGTCATATTTGCTGGGCAGTCTGGATTCAGACCCTCGGACAGCAAAGTACCACAAGTTAAATAAAGCGTTGGTAGAGCTTATAGAAGGCTTTTCATTAGTCGGATTTCAAACCCTCGCTGTTGAG GACAAAGAATCAATGCTTAATATCGTCCGTCTTGTCGATAAGATGACGGGCTACATATTTATTCCGTCTGGCGACCTCGAAGGAACCAACGCCATCAATACCCAAGCTCTGTTTGGTAGTGCCATGTCGTCGGCGAAGCTTACAGGAAGAGCAGGCGGGGACGTAAGAGATGTTcaggagagatggatggataacaaggaggcttgggatgaatgggagaagaaagaatggaagagagaagcaGAGATAAGAGCCCAGATGGGCACTGGAATACCAGAAGGGATGAAAGGCGGTGAAGATGCGGAAAGTACAGGTATATGA
- a CDS encoding hypothetical protein (Match to EST gb|CF188907.1|CF188907), with protein sequence MYLSSFLLSLRIIQYRCIIAPDVIFPSFYRNIPNTLLPSHSFLFLQKTAMPYVPPGSDKPQPIPLLQVKQQAATTTTTTQQHTQPEASPSIVATPTDDVPTPKASASLSPEQPNPAMASPIPIPQPITTPEDLLASQLALTSLESLASSPPSLCHSVGHPSPSTSSIVSLSEQSSEELSDDHVKVAGEMVGKMDGQGVTMQVQAVPEAMIPDVRPQGMEKDPLSLYSEAIYAYTHKLYLRAQHSATRSERKKDLMYSQFGSKSTGMEKMAKKKAIARQLNG encoded by the exons ATGTATctgtcttcttttcttctttctttacGAATAATTCAATACAGATGCATCATCGCCCCCGAcgtcatcttcccatcGTTTTATCGAAACATACCAAACACATTACTCCCAAGCCATtcgtttctttttcttcaaaaGACAGCAATGCCATACGTTCCCCCGGGAAGCGACAAACCGCAACCTATACCTCTGCTCCAAGTAAAGCAACAAGCGGcaaccaccaccaccacgacACAACAACACACACAACCAGAGGCGTCTCCAAGTATAGTGGCAACACCCACCGACGACGTACCAACACCCAAAGCCTCTGCATCTCTTTCGCCTGAGCAGCCCAACCCAGCAATGGCGTCCCCCATACCTATTCCTCAACCGATCACTACTCCAGAGGATCTGCTTGCGTCTCAGCTGGCTCTCACCTCTCTCGAGTCCTTAgcctcatctccaccatcacTTTGCCATTCCGTTGGTCACCCTTCGCCTTCGACTTCATCAATCGTGAGCTTGAGCGAGCAAAGTTCTGAGGAGCTGTCGGATGACCATGTCAAGGTCGCAGGCGAGATGGTGGGTAAAATGGATGGCCAAGGTGTAACAATGCAGGTCCAGGCGGTGCCGGAGGCTATGATTCCTGATGTGAGGCCGCaagggatggagaaagaTCCTTTAAGCCTGTATAGTGAAGCGATTTATGCCTATACG CACAAGCTATATCTTCGAGCGCAGCATTCTGCAACAAGATccgaaagaaagaaggatcTGATGTATTCTCAATTCGGTTCAAAATCCACAGGCA tggagaagatggccAAAAAGAAGGCGATCGCGCGTCAGCTCAACGGATAA
- a CDS encoding hypothetical protein (Similar to gi|17064908|gb|AAL32608.1| predicted protein of unknown function [Arabidopsis thaliana], FASTA scores: opt: 1489, E(): 1.7e-91, (40.181% identity (67.054% similar) in 774 aa overlap (2-745:6-754)); HMMPfam hit to DUF255, Protein of unknown function, DUF255, score: 123.0, E(): 6.8e-34): MSSTSATDPTPRLSNVLAKSKSPYLLQHKDNPVAANQVTQWQEWSPETITLAQKLDKPIFLSSGYSACHWCHVLAHESFEDEETAKMMNEWFVNIKVDREERPDVDRMYMSYLQAVSGGGGWPMSIFMTPKLEPFFAGTYFPRPNFHQLLNKIHEVWEEDREKCEKMGKGVIEVLKDMSHTGRTSESLSQLLASSPASKLFSQLSTMNDTRYGGFTNSGSSTRGPKFPSCSITLEPLARLASIPGGGARNAEIREDAREMGMKMLRSMWSGGIRDWVGGGMARYSVDEKWMVPHFEKMLYDQAQLVSSCLDFARLYPVDHQDRLLCYDLAADILKYTLRDLKSPEGGFWSAEDADSAEYKGAKKSEGAFYIWKKTEIDEVLGDDAPLFNSFFGVQPDGNVDIIHDSHGEMRGKNILHQHKTYEEVALEFGKREDQAKGIIIQACEKLRLKREERERPGLDDKILTAWNGLMLTALSKASTLLPPSYGIRSQCLPAALGIVNFVKSHMWDSSTRTLTRSYREGKGPQAQTDDYAFLVQGLLNLYEATGDESHVLFAEELQKRQDELFWDDHDGGYFASAEDAHVLVRMKDAQDGAEPSAAAVSAHNLSRFSLLLSSEFENYEARAEATFLSMGPLITQAPRAVGYAVSGLIDLEKGYREVIVIGSASDEVVKKFLEAARKTYFSNQVIVQIQPENLPKGLAEKNEVVKALVNDVESGKEKAASLRVCEGGTCGLPVKDLEGAKNLLKGV, from the exons ATGTCTTCGACGTCCGCTACCGACCCGACCCCACGGCTGAGCAATGTGCTGGCCAAAAGCAAATCACCGTATCTGTTGCAACACAAGGACAATCCTGTAGCT GCTAACCAAGTGACGCAGTGGCAGGAGTGGTCTCCGGAAACTATTACTCTGGCTCAGAAGCTTGACAAGcccatcttcctttcttcagGCTACTCAGCATGTCACTGGTGTCATGTGTTAGCCCATGAAtcttttgaagatgaagagactGCCAAAATGATGAATGAGTGGTTTGTCAATATCAAGGTGGATAGGGAGGAGAGGCCGGATGTGGATCGAATGTATATGAGCTACCTGCAA GCTGTATCTGGAGGTGGCGGCTGGCCCATGTCAATCT TCATGACCCCGAAGCTTGAACCCTTCTTTGCTG GAACATACTTCCCACGACCCAATTTCCATCAACTTCTCAACAAAATACATGAGGTgtgggaagaagaccgTGAAAAGTGCGAGAAAATGGGAAAGGGCGTTATTGAAGTCTTGAAAGATATGAGCCATACT GGCCGTACTTCGGAATCCCTCTCTCAACTCCTCGCAAGCTCTCCTGCTTCCAAACTCTTTTCCCAGTTATCAACTATGAATGACACTCGCTACGGCGGTTTCACCAACTCTGGCTCCTCCACCCGAGGCCCCAAGTTCCCTAGCTGTAGTATCACCCTCGAACCCCTCGCACGTCTCGCATCCATTCCAGGTGGAGGTGCGAGAAATGCCGAAATCCGGGAAGATGCAAGAGAGATGGGAATGAAGATGCTTAGGTCAATGTGGTCTGGCGGGATAAGGGACtgggttggaggtggaatgGCGCGGTACAGTGTGGATGAGAAATGGATGGTTCCGCATTTTGAAAAGATGCTATACGACCAAGCACAGCTTGTTTCGTCTTGTCTTGATTTTGCCCGTCTTTATCCGGTCGACCATCAGGATAGGTTGCTTTGTTACGATTTGGCGGCAGATATCCTCAAGTACACCTTGAGGGATCTGAAATCGCCAGAGGGTGGGTTCTGGAGCGCGGAAGATGCTGACTCGGCAGAATACAAGGGtgcgaagaagagtg AGGGAGCATTTTAcatctggaagaagacCGAGATCGACGAAGTCCTGGGTGATGACGCCCCATTGTTCAATTCATTCTTCGGTGTTCAGCCTGACGGGAATGTTGACATCATTCACGATTCCCATGGCGAAATGCGAGGCAAAAACATTTTGCATCAACATAAGACCTACGAGGAGGTTGCGCTTGAGTTTGGCAAGCGGGAAGATCAGGCGAAAGGTATTATCATTCAAGCTTGTGAGAAACTCAGGTtaaagagagaggaaagggagagacCGGGTCTTGATGACAAA ATCCTCACTGCCTGGAATGGCCTGATG CTCACAGCTTTATCGAAAGCGtcaacccttcttccgccatCCTATGGTATTAGATCTCAATGCCTTCCCGCGGCTTTAGGCATCGTCAACTTTGTGAAATCTCACATGTGGGACTCTTCCACACGCACCTTGACAAGAAGTTATCGGGAGGGCAAAGGACCCCAAGCCCAAACTGATGATTACGCGTTTCTTGTTCAAGGTCTTTTGAACCTGTACGAGGCTACTGGAGATGAGAGTCATGTTCTCTTTGCTGAGGAACTCCAGAAAAGGCAAGACGAATTGTTCTGGgatgatcatgatggaGGGTACTTTGCGAGTGCGGAGGATGCGCATGTTCtggtgaggatgaaagatgcTCAG GACGGTGCGGAGCCCTCTGCAGCGGCGGTGTCAGCACACAACCTCTCCCGCTTTTCACTTCTGCTCTCATCCGAGTTTGAAAACTATGAAGCTCGTGCCGAAGCGACTTTCCTCAGCATGGGACCCCTCATTACTCAGGCACCGAGAGCAGTGGGATACGCTGTATCTGGGTTGATCGACCTTGAGAAGGGATACAGAGAGGTCATTGTCATCGGGTCTGCCAGTGATGAAGTGGTAAAGAAGTTCTTGGAAGCTGCTCGAAAGACGTATTTCTCCAACCAGGTCATCGTTCAAATCCAACCGGAGAACCTGCCTAAAGGACTTGCGGAGAAGAACGAGGTGGTGAAGGCTTTGGTAAATGATGTAGAGAgtgggaaggaaaaagcaGCGAGTTTACGAGTGTGTGAGGGGGGCACATGCGGTTTGCCCGTAAAAGATTTGGAGGGGGCAAAGAATTTGTTGAAGGGTGTGTAG